The Granulicella sp. 5B5 nucleotide sequence TCCGCGTCTGCGCGGATGGCCTTTCTGTCGTCTGCTTGCGAGCCTTACAGTCACAGCTACAGGATTCAACTCATTGCAAGGCATGAATTTACCTGCTGCCGTCTTGCGTAGCAGGAACGTTTTTGATGCAACTTGGCTCCGGCCTGCGCATCTACTAATTAACCGACTTCACGGTTCTGCCCGGCTCTAACTGCCCGCTGAACCCCGAGGCAAGACAAACGGACGCGCATTGCCTTCCGACGCCCACCGCCTCAATACCCAGGAGATTTCACTTCTATGCGCTCAGACCTGATCTTTGGTGCACTCACCCACGTCAACAATCGCTACAAGCTCTGTCAACTCGCCTCCAAGGCCACGCGTAAGCTGCACAAGCCCAACACTCGCCTGCAGGACACTACAAACGACGTCCTCGATCGCTTCAAGGACACCGTTCCCATGGCGCCGGTCTCCGAGACCGCTGAGGTTCTCGCCGTCACCGAACGCCGCGCCGCCTAAGGACGACCACTCTCTGGGCCGGTGGGCTCTTCTCACAGAGCCTTCATCAGAGCTTCCCACCGGCTTCAAAGCGCGTCCGCTTTTCCACACACAAATCGTTACAGACGCAAGTAACCCAGCCGCCCCTTGGCAGCGTCTGCTACAGTAAGTGTTAAATCTACCCCGAAGCGGCAGCACCCTGCACGAAGCCCTACCCTCCTTGTAGCGCCCCTTCCGTACGACCTCCGTTTCGCAACCAGCTTGGTAGCTCTGCACGGAATCCCGTTCGGCAATCCCCTCACAATCTGGACGAGTCCAACTCTCCACCCTCCCGCTGTACCCATCCACTTCAAATATCCCACTCACAAGAAGAACCCCCATGGAAACAACCCAAGTACTTATGACCATCTCCGAGCTCAAGGAAAAGAGCATCGCCGAGCTCGGCAAACTCGCGCGCGCCCTTGAGATTCCCGGCACCAGCGCCCTTCGCAAGCAGGACCTGATCTTCAAGATCCTCCAGGCCCAGTCCGAAAAAGAGGGCCACATCTTCGCCGAGGGCGTCCTCGAGATCCTCCCCGACGGCTACGGCTTCCTGCGCTCGCCGGACTACAACTACCTCCCCGGCCCCGACGACATCTACGTCTCCCCCTCGCAGATCCGCAAGTTCGACCTCAAGACCGGCGACACCATCTCCGGCAACGTGCGCTCCCCGCACGAAGGTGAAAAGTACTTTGCCCTGGTCAAGATCGAGGCCATCAACTTCGAGTCGCCCGAGGAGACCCGCAACAAGATCCTCTTCGACAACCTCACCCCGCTCTACCCCGACGAGCAAGTCAAGATGGAGACCGTCCGCGAGGCCATCTCCGGCCGCGTCATGGACCTTCTCTGTCCTATCGGCAAGGGCCAGCGCGGTCTCATCGTCGCTCCGCCGCGCACCGGCAAGACCGTCCTGATGCAGTCCATCGCGAACTCCATCACTGCGAACCACCCTGAGATCGTCCTCATCGTCCTGCTCATCGACGAGCGCCCGGAAGAAGTCACCGACATGCAGCGCAGCGTCAAGGGCGAAGTCATCTCATCCACCTTCGACGAACCCGCCGCCCGTCACGTCCAGGTCGCCGAGATGGTCATCGAAAAGGCCAAGCGTCTCGTAGAGCACAAGCGCGACGTCGTCATCCTGCTCGACTCCATCACCCGCCTCGCGCGCGCTTACAACACCATCGTTCCGCCCTCGGGCAAAGTCCTCTCCGGCGGTGTCGACTCCAACGCGCTGCAGCGCCCCAAGCGCTTCTTCGGTGCCGCCCGCAACATCGAAGAAGGCGGCAGCTTGACGATCATCGCCTCCGCCCTCATCGACACCGGTTCGCGCATGGATGAAGTCATCTTCGAGGAGTTCAAGGGTACCGGCAACATGGAAGTCATCCTCGACCGCAAGCTCGTCGACAAGCGTGTCTTCCCGGCCATCGACATCCAGCGCAGCGGCACTCGCAAGGAAGAGCTACTCATCCCCAAGGATGACCTCCAGCGCACCTGGATTCTCCGCAAGGTCCTCAACCCGCTGTCGCCCGTCGAAGCCATGGAGCTTCTCTCCGACAAGCTCGGCAAGACCCGCAACAACCAGGAGTTCCTCCACAACATGAGCTCCCTCTAACCAAATCGCCCTACAAAAAGACGCCCCACATCCTTCCGGGAGTGGGGCGTTTTACATTGCGAAACTTTGCATCTTTACTTCGCGAACTCTGCGTGAGGCTTTTGCAACGGCACATCCGGCCCAGACTGCCCCGGACTCTCCCGAGCAGCTTCCCCCACCGCGCGGTACCGCAAATTCGGATACGCTTCCGGATACTTCTCCTTCACCCACTCCATCATCTCTTCGCGCACCAGACACTGCAGATCGAACGCTTGGCCCGAGTCTGCCGAACCCATCAAACACCGGATCTCCATGCTCTGCGCCGTCAGGTTCGTCACCTGGCATCCCACCACCGTGCCGTCCCACTGTGGCGCGGCCTTCACCACCCTCTCCAGCTGCGCGCGGACCTCCTTCACCGGCACCATGTAATCCAGATACAGATATGAGTACGTCAGAATATTCGCACTCTGCCGCGTCCAGTTCGCAAACGGGTTCTCGATAAACCAGCTCAGCGGCACAATCAGCCGCCGCAGGTCCCATATCTTCAGCACCACATAGGCACTCGTAATCTCTTCCACCCGGGCCCACTCACCCGCCACCACCACTACATCGTCAATCCGGATAGGCTCCGTCAGCGCAATCTGCAACCCAGCCAGAAAGTTCGACACCGTCGTCTTCGCCGCAGCCGCCAGCAACAAACTCGCCAACCCCGCCGACGCCAGCAGCCCGCTCCCAAAGTGCCACAACTGCGGATCGTTGAATGTCCACAGCATCGCACCCAGCGTCAGTATCCCCACCAGTGCAATCGTCACCCGCCGAAACAATTGGAACTGTGTATGCACACTCCGCGCACGGATATTGTCCGCTGCCTTCAGGTCATACTTTCGCAGCAGATAGTCCTGGACCACATACACCAGCCCCACCGCCAGCCATCCCAGCGCCAGCACCACCAGCATCCACACCGCGTGTTTGATGTCCTTCTCCAGCCACGCCGGCACTCCCGGCACAAACGGCAGCGCCACCTGCACGCACGTCAGCAGAAAGATCACCCGTGCCGGTTTCCCTAGGTGCTTCTGCAGCCCCCACCCCAGCATCGCTCCCGCCGCATCCTGTCGCTTCACTAGCCGAAACAACACAAAGTGCAGCAAATTCGCCAACACCAGCGCTCCGCAGAACAGGAACACCGCAAAAAACCACCCATGACGAAAGTGAAACCCCGCCATCCTTGCCTCCCCGCAGCGTCAACGCCCCGAGCCTCGTTAGACGCCCTCCCGCACCACCTTAGCTGCCTCCAATACCGTGCCGACGGCATAAAGCGTTCCTATTCTCACAATTCCCATTGCCCATCAGTCTCCTTACGGCTGCTACCCTAAGAGCCAAATGCCCAGCC carries:
- a CDS encoding mechanosensitive ion channel domain-containing protein — protein: MAGFHFRHGWFFAVFLFCGALVLANLLHFVLFRLVKRQDAAGAMLGWGLQKHLGKPARVIFLLTCVQVALPFVPGVPAWLEKDIKHAVWMLVVLALGWLAVGLVYVVQDYLLRKYDLKAADNIRARSVHTQFQLFRRVTIALVGILTLGAMLWTFNDPQLWHFGSGLLASAGLASLLLAAAAKTTVSNFLAGLQIALTEPIRIDDVVVVAGEWARVEEITSAYVVLKIWDLRRLIVPLSWFIENPFANWTRQSANILTYSYLYLDYMVPVKEVRAQLERVVKAAPQWDGTVVGCQVTNLTAQSMEIRCLMGSADSGQAFDLQCLVREEMMEWVKEKYPEAYPNLRYRAVGEAARESPGQSGPDVPLQKPHAEFAK
- the rho gene encoding transcription termination factor Rho, with product MTISELKEKSIAELGKLARALEIPGTSALRKQDLIFKILQAQSEKEGHIFAEGVLEILPDGYGFLRSPDYNYLPGPDDIYVSPSQIRKFDLKTGDTISGNVRSPHEGEKYFALVKIEAINFESPEETRNKILFDNLTPLYPDEQVKMETVREAISGRVMDLLCPIGKGQRGLIVAPPRTGKTVLMQSIANSITANHPEIVLIVLLIDERPEEVTDMQRSVKGEVISSTFDEPAARHVQVAEMVIEKAKRLVEHKRDVVILLDSITRLARAYNTIVPPSGKVLSGGVDSNALQRPKRFFGAARNIEEGGSLTIIASALIDTGSRMDEVIFEEFKGTGNMEVILDRKLVDKRVFPAIDIQRSGTRKEELLIPKDDLQRTWILRKVLNPLSPVEAMELLSDKLGKTRNNQEFLHNMSSL
- a CDS encoding DNA-directed RNA polymerase subunit omega, whose translation is MRSDLIFGALTHVNNRYKLCQLASKATRKLHKPNTRLQDTTNDVLDRFKDTVPMAPVSETAEVLAVTERRAA